The Pseudophryne corroboree isolate aPseCor3 chromosome 2, aPseCor3.hap2, whole genome shotgun sequence genome has a segment encoding these proteins:
- the LOC135003711 gene encoding putative nuclease HARBI1 isoform X2 has protein sequence MYAPAILSLNAKFTGSSHDAYVIRQSGIWQRLRSSQRADMWLFGDRGYPCTPWLMTPYRNPRPGPQMAFNSALTATRQLVERTIGVLKGRFRVLHRTGGDIMYSPEMASKIVVLCAILHNIAVRSSVELPQAEELPDEEPGVVRHFGGGSVTRRGSQVRARIVAEYFS, from the exons atgtacgctcctgca atcctttccctgaatgcaaaatttactggaagttcacatgatgcatatgtcattagacaatcagggatatggcagagattaagatcaagtcaacgagcagacatgtggttattcg gagaccgtggatatccttgcaccccctggctcatgactccttaccgtaatcccaggccaggaccacagatggcatttaactccgcgcttactgccactaggcagctggtggagcgcacaattggtgtccttaaagggcggtttcgtgtgctccaccgcactggtggcgacatcatgtattcgccggagatggcaagtaaaatagtggtcctgtgcgcaatactacataatatcgcggtaaggagtagtgtagagcttcctcaggcagaggaattgcctgatgaggagccaggggttgttcgacacttcggtggggggagtgttacacggagggggagccaagtgagggcaaggattgttgccgaatatttcag ctga
- the LOC135003711 gene encoding putative nuclease HARBI1 isoform X1, translating into MYAPACVMSIFIAAEALPPQPTPALPPQPPAPQPQPAPHQPRQRRRARPPIFRTRVLLFGMPDDVVVRRYRLPPHLILDTLSIIESDLESEIRYPTAIPPLTQFLAVLHFLATASYQHVVGDLVGMSQGQFSKVLRRVCQAFLKRVKQFIDMPLDVGALDVVKRQFEEGGSRFPHVIGVVDGTHVAIQPPRHNEEIYRNRKLFHSLNVMVVCGPSLQILSLNAKFTGSSHDAYVIRQSGIWQRLRSSQRADMWLFGDRGYPCTPWLMTPYRNPRPGPQMAFNSALTATRQLVERTIGVLKGRFRVLHRTGGDIMYSPEMASKIVVLCAILHNIAVRSSVELPQAEELPDEEPGVVRHFGGGSVTRRGSQVRARIVAEYFS; encoded by the exons atgtacgctcctgca tgtgttatgtcaatatttattgctgcagaagccctacctccccaacccacgccagcactcccaccccaaccgccagccccacaaccacagccggctcctcatcaaccaaggcaacggaggcgtgctaggccaccaattttccgaacccgtgtcctactttttggtatgccagatgatgtggtggtgcgtagatacaggctgccaccacatctaatcctagacactctctccataatagagagtgatctggagtctgaaattcggtatcctacagcaataccaccattgacacaattccttgcagtgttacattttttggctacagcctcatatcagcatgttgtgggagacctggttggcatgtcgcagggccagttcagtaaggtcctgcggcgtgtctgccaggctttcctaaagcgggtgaagcaattcattgatatgcctttggatgttggtgccctagatgtggtgaagcggcaatttgaggaaggtggtagtcgcttcccacatgttattggggttgtggatggcacacatgttgctattcagccaccaagacataatgaagaaatttatagaaacaggaaactgtttcattctctgaatgtaatggttgtttgtgggccatccctccagatcctttccctgaatgcaaaatttactggaagttcacatgatgcatatgtcattagacaatcagggatatggcagagattaagatcaagtcaacgagcagacatgtggttattcg gagaccgtggatatccttgcaccccctggctcatgactccttaccgtaatcccaggccaggaccacagatggcatttaactccgcgcttactgccactaggcagctggtggagcgcacaattggtgtccttaaagggcggtttcgtgtgctccaccgcactggtggcgacatcatgtattcgccggagatggcaagtaaaatagtggtcctgtgcgcaatactacataatatcgcggtaaggagtagtgtagagcttcctcaggcagaggaattgcctgatgaggagccaggggttgttcgacacttcggtggggggagtgttacacggagggggagccaagtgagggcaaggattgttgccgaatatttcag ctga